ggctggcactccgaacacgcatttctcggggttgagcttgatttgaaatcgacgcaagttctcaaacgtttccttgaggtcacccaacaaggtgtcgcgcttctccatcttcaccacgatgtcgtccacgtaaacgtgagcgtttctgccgagctgcttgaggaggcacttctgcatgcaacgctgaaaagtggcaccggcatttctcaagccgaatgtcatagtcaggtaatagaaggctccaaatggcgtgatgaaggcggtcctcaggcggtcgtccggatccagctttatctagtgatatccggagtaagcatccaagaaactcaacagctcgcatccggctgtggagtctatcacttggtctatccttggcagggcaaagggatctttggggcaagccttgttgaggctggtgtagtctatacacatgcgccacttgttgttcttctttagcacgaggaccgggttggcgagccactctagaaagaaaacttccataatgaaaccggctgccaaaagccgggctatctcctcccctacaatcctgtgtttctcctccgacagtcggcgaaggggctgtctgactggctttgcgtcttctcgaacgtgtagtttgtgctcggcgaatttcctcggaacacccggcatgtccttgggggaccatgcaaagatgtcccgattctcacggaggaaatcggcgagctcgccttcctatttgctgttcaggttcgccccgatgacggcaaacctctctggatgctcggggtcaagaggtatcttcttcatctccttgaccggctggaaagatccttgagcatcatgctccttggggtcgggggacacggccgactgcttgccggctatggccacgactcggtccagcatcttcttttcttcggcaatcacaagggactcggccagccggctgctggctgctgcgcactcagaggactttttataatcgccggctatggtgatgacgcctttggtgcttggtatcttcatcttgaggtatgcatagtggggaactgccatgaatttggccaaggcaggtcggccaagcaatgcatggtaagggctctccaggtccaccacttcaaaccagaccgcttcccggcggaaatgctccttgtccccaaaaagtacaacgatcttgatcttgccaatgggggcgcaggacaggccgggtacgatgccatgaaacactgtccgagtaggcgcGAGCTGCCTCGTCTTGACGTTTAGCTTCtctagggtgtcacggtacaggatgttgatgctgctcccgccgtctatcaacacacgggagaagcgggtggcgcgtctgtccgttgcaagggtggcttccaggaccaaagcataagagccgagggacggcatcacctctggatggtcggcccggctccagctgatgggcttttctgaccaatgcatgtgtccggcggggttggcagcgaccacgctgacttcctggtgctcttggcgcttgTTGCGCCGGTCTTCAGGCTGGctggtaaagacgatgtaggttgcttgctcgtcggggaattcatcgtgcacggctccgactgcgggccgagcggctggaggcggcggggccggaggcggcgggccggcaggcggaggcggcatgagcccctcgcccttagagattcgggtgagccaatggcacttctgggtcgtgtggttggacggcttcgcgccgctgtggaactttcatggggcgtcgagagtttgctcgtaggagaaagccggctgccaagccggcctgccgcccttgggtttcttgggcgccgGACGTTCTTCAAGCGGCGCGTCTTCAacagtggccacctgccgactagcgggaggcggcgcggggcccttgcgcttgtggtcgttcgagtgggggtgtcggccggaatccccagccgacgtcttgggcgccgggttgagtacctttccggacgcgtctacccgaagctcgatcttcatcaaggagtcggcggtggcgtacttgtccgctatgtctagaagctcatcgagggtagccggctcgtcgcagaggagcttgtgcttgaggagggtgccttctcggcatccggctgtaaagtactcgatggcttgcacctcgtgcaccccctcgcaagaattgcggagctcggcccaacgcgtgaggtagtcgcgagtggactcggcggggccttgtacgcacaaggagagctgtctgggcttaggagcccgcttgtaggtgctggtgaagttgcggatgaaggcttctgtgaagtccaaccagctgttgatgctgcgcggcttgaggctgttgagctaggtccacgccgtgccttgcagcatgaggggcacgtacttcacggcaacgcgccggttgccgttggctatgctgaccgccgtggagtagtcgattagccaatcttccggcttcacggagccattgtacttgggcgtgtcacttgggagcgagaaccctttggggaagggctcgtcgcggatgcgggggccgaaacaaggcgggccgacattgtcttcttcttccaacgccagggatcgcgccaggcggtcgatccgatggtgggcatcgttctcgccgactccttcgcggcgacctagtcggccgctgagagtcgggtgcgccactggcggcggggtgggatatctctctccacggggtcgaggcgaaggcgggttgccccgccattccatggctcggggatggccgtccgcgtctcgttcgatggagattcgggtccagctacggctggcagccgactctttctcgcgccgcgcgcgggtgttgctcgtagccagcgtccgggacgtcgcgccgtggtctcggcgcgggggagggcttcccgcgcgggcgtCTGCTTCATGTCGTTGCGCGGCGGCgtcaatcagttgctggatgcgccgggtcatgtgggggaggtcttcggcctccaagccatccaactcgtctacggccgcctgggcggcacgcaagttctcgagcggagtggcatagaccgggcggtcgactcccagcgcgtcggcgatgacggcgccgcgttgcttgacaaggccggcccggcttggtccgcctggggccggcgtgccgaagacggcgcggtcagcttcgcgctggtaggcctcagtgaggcgtcttacggaagccatcctccggccctctgcgaggagggcgaggcggcgtgcctccagtgcttcgtcgtcggcatcagccgggaggggggTGAACAAGTCAtgggccgccgcgtgcggggcgtcgtgggcgctctcgccggccgggccgccgtggccgacaaccatcacttcggtggtggCAGCGTCGCAGCCGTCggctcgaggaagcgggtcgttgtagatcgtgacgttggtggggaaggtatcgaacgaggccgtgtcggaggcgagctcgtcggagatgagggtttcgtcgaggagatcggcgaggctgctcgccgcgcagatgcCGGTGACGCctcgcagcgcgtcgtggcaagcgtcgtcgggcgtgccgggctggctacgctcgcggggaaggaagagggttcccgtccagaacaggtctccggacgacggtgcacctggccccacggtgggcgccaaatgtcgggtggtaggtgcgacatatgccaacgggtggcttatcattgtgggagccagtaagacatcgccggtgcctggaaacgggataaggcgaagacatgcacgccggcggatcttacccagtttcggggctctccttggagataacacccctactgctgctctgcggggtctccgcatgttcactagtcgaacaagtagctacacaatgctccttgagctgtttggtgggaggaggaagaagggcacggctagcctgtttcctctccttgtgtggtgtctaagactagcagggggtccaaccctttgcatgggtgccccggggggtttatataggcctacccccccggggcacaatggtaatccgactgggcgcgggcccagccgtctgtgactgcgctcgccggcttctgcgccggctgctggggcccgccgactggtgggtcccgccggctgccggccccttggtcgacaggcaggccccactgtccggggcctggtcggcggctggttactgtggctccatcttgttggcgtgggcttcgtcgtggtaagcgcggctacagtaccgccgcctgtcaggcgatcgctgtagcctcaccgcgtcttgtctccttaatggggtgtcTTCTTCgaaggaggcggcaagccggctgcggggagccggctctatcttgggccgactggttggaggcgtggccgcctttgggcatctctctgctcaaaggggctcaccatctgtgggccacgctggcggcccgtcgtgggtgacaccaaagtcaacatggcaacagtgctgcgtcggacgggtcatgcctactccgtacggcgcactgtgccaggcgtgctccgggattcgggggtggcaggctttactgtagccacgccccatcgcactgccgttaggtgggtgcaaactttgagggtacggcctcgactgctttatgggagccggcttcttggagtcggccttctcatgagggctaaagtcggaccgccttccgaaagccggcctgggcggcagccagcaaggggaaggcggccccacgtcttggattcttgagagtcgggcgggctcgtaatttttcagaagggccaggggaagccggctaggctacccatggctatttactccgacaagaTCTGACCCCCTTTCGATTTTATTTTGAAATCTGATCCTTTTTCCTACCGCCATGGGGCTCGGTGGTAGGATTACATAGCCTACCACCAAGGCCTGCGGCGATAGGAAACTAATCCACATCAGCAGTGTAAATGATCGCCGTCCCCATTTGTCCAACGCTACCGCCGCTGGTCCTGGTGGTAGCCTGTCTGACCCTACCACCagggaccctggcggtagggtgtggACAGTTATACGGCGTGGGCCGCCCGCCCCACCCCTTCTCCCCCACCCAGCCGCCCCCAAGAACAGAGCAGctcttctcgccccctctctcatctcctccacttcCCCCCTCGGATCTTCTTCGTTTCTTCACCGTgtttgcggatcgagatggccccgaaACGAGAAAAGTAAGCTCCTCCGATCCCTCCAACTAGTTTTAGCCAAATAGCTTCCGATTCGTCACATTATTTGATTGAAATCACCCTATTTTGAACTAGATTTAAATCTTTTGTACCCTAGGATTGTTTTTGGCTGAGTCTAGATGTTCTATTGTGTTGCATATGAACTCTAAGCTGGTTGGAATGGTAGTGTGAAGATTAACCCTAATTCATATTTTTTGAAGGATTTTTTttatatgatgcatgttggaggaatttgttttgatatgatgatgcatgttgatatgctactagttgacccgttgcgccaaatggcgcagaggcccactaaagccatgttgtcgatgaaaatagtttccttTTGCAAGGACATGTTCGATATTGATAGTTGAAAGCCCATGTGTTAAATCATGCTATATTGAAAATATATTCATCACGCCGAGAAATCTTAGTTTGAAAAGGAAATCATATTTATATGACATGTATAGACCAGTTAAGGAAGCATTTTGTTGGTTGAAAAATATGGTTATCATGCCAAGAAATCTGTGTTGAAAAAAAAGAACATATTTGTATAAGATGTATAGACCATACAATTCGACAATAAAATTTGGAAATGTTAATCTTCTGAAGTCACGCATAGTGCCTTAGCATAATAAGGAGTATAGTACTGCACATGCTATGTTGCAGAAGAACAAAAATGGTACCCCCTCCAATCCAAAATAAATGCCATGATTTTAGTTCAAACCACCACTTATTTTGGATCTGAGGAAGTAGATAACAATAATTAGGCAACTACAATAACAAAAAGCACCGGGGCATGTCAATATAATTATTAAATTCGATCTCCACCTGTTGAGAAATAAACAATGCAACTGCACACAGATCAAACCATCATTTGTTCCAACATAAAAAAACAATATCAGTTCCACAACAGGGCCTCGGTATATCAAGCCATACTAAAAGCATAAATAGGTAGCACTCTATTCTTATCTCTTCAATAGTGCAAAAAGTATGTATTGCCATAGAGCAACACCTACAGTAGAAACATAAATCAGGCTAAAACAGAAGCAGACCCAATTTGAGAATTCTCGAATGCCCTAATAAGAGTCATATGTAAGTAGCTTGACTGCAATTTCACAAAAACAAAAAAGGGAAGCAAGAATCTTCTGTGGCTACGTTTTCCTGTAGTCGATATGCCCGCAATCACTCAAGCCGACAAGATCATATGTTTGCAATCATTTGAGCCATCAATTAGGCAAAATTCTTAACACAACATAAAAATAGCTCTATAAAAAGGAAGAAACATGACAAAATGCTATGAACAGAATGAGAAAGATATAAAACAAATGTAAACCAGTGACAAAAATGAAGAGAGCTACAAAAGAAAATCAAAATTTCTAAACAGCATTAGCTACTGGCAGAAGAATTTTCATTACTTAAAAGACAACTCTTGCAGCCTACATTACTTATCACAATTAAAATATAAGATTTCTCAACTAGATAATCAGGATTATGCTAATGTTTACTAATCCTAGAAATCATCAATTCAAGTCCTCTGTTTCAGCGAGAACATCAAAATCCCCTTTGATAAGGAACTGCTTGATAAGGACCGGCACAAATGATGGCTTACATTTAAAAAATGGTGCCGAAGCCTACATTGCATGGTAAGGAGGCAATGCCAAAATGCTAAATTCTGGTCAAGGTAAGGAAGCATGCATTATCATATTATAAGATGGAAAACCCCTCTAAGTTCACTGTAAAATAAGGATCAGATTCCTTGACATCTTGAGGTTGTGTACCTCCACCCACTCTGCCCATGGAAAAAAATAAAGGAAGCCCGCATTATCATATTTTATGTCACATGTTACAGTTTGTTGGCCCACCTTTCTGATTATACATCCAGTAAAATGATATAACTATCTTTTATAAGCTACAAAGAGATCAACAATGAGCCTCAAGGTCCCATGAAAACTCAATAGGATATACGCCATAGTAATACTTGACCCTATTTTCATATTCAATGCACACCATCTAATTCTAATAATAATAAAATCTAAATTAAAACGATACATAAAATTTTTGTAGTTAGAGATAGGACCAAGTTGGAGTAGTACAGAGAAAATCAAACTTTATCCTAGCATTACACAGAAGAAACATGAGTCACTTATCGTAAGAACAGAAACATACTGTGAAATAAGGATTCCATCCCTATACCTTGACATCCTGAGGCGATGCACCTCCACCCACTCTGCCCATGGACGAAAAAACAGAGGGCGGGTCAACTATTCAAAGCATAGTGTCCTTGCTGCTGTAATAAACTTTGTAAAGTAGTGGCCTGCTCACAAGCAGTTAACATACTCACAGTGAAAGATATATGTCTTTCTAGGCATGTACTCTGCAACAAGCAATCTCTCATCACCTTGGGAGGAACAGCCAAGCAGATTTGCTGACCTTTTGCCCCAGAGCTGACCAGCTTATTTCCTGAAGCATAATTATTTCCTCAAAAGATGTGGGCAAATCTTACAAAATCACTGGCACTGTATGGATCAAATTGAATTATGCACCGATACGGAACATCTAAAAAAAGGAACAAACGAATTAAACCCATTAGCTGTACATGCTCTTTACAGAGCATACATGAACTACACAGCAAACTAAACATGAATATAAATTGGGGCCATGACTTCACAATCTACAAAAAAAGTAAATAGAAATGGACGACCTATCTTCAATCCAATGTGTAGCAGGATTGAAGCAAGTTATGGACTACAATGGTGTAAAAAAAATATAGAAACTTGGATATAGGGCGACTCTTTGGTGCAAAATCATAGGCGCTAATGAACGATACAAATTTAAACACCATATATTATTACATATTAAAGTTCACATAACCATGGCCCATCAATAGACAATTAGACCGACAAAGAAAGGTAAATGTATGTAGCTAGAGACAGCATAGCAGTATTATGGTACTTAGAGAAAGAGAAGCATGTGTGTAGCGAGAAAGAACGAGCATGTAGGGAAGAAAGAATAAAGCAAACCTTGAACAACAGCACAAAGTTGCAGATGCAGCAACCTAGCAGATCGTTgaacctgctagacaaacggagataGACCTGTTAGAGTACATGCACAACGGTCACACAAGCATAAAAACAGCAGGCTTATAGACAAGCAAACCAACAGCTAATTACCAGAGCTAGAAAGCAGAACCAGGCCAAGAAAGCAGGCTATACAGAGGACTATACCAAGGCGGACCAGCAGACAAAACgagatgaaaaaaaagaaaggtCACCACACACAAATTTCATCGAACATGTTGCATGCAAGCAAACAGAGCGCAGACTAACCTCAACGGCAATGGCAGAAAGATGCGACTGTCGATGCAGGACATAACAGGAAGAAACCAACCTGCACACGTTGGGGACAAGAGGAAGAACACAGAGGTTACCAGGGCGCAGGGAAAAGGAAGGAAGAAGCAAGAATCAAGTAAAGAAGGGCACCAGCCTCAACCGGCAGTGTTCATCCAGCACACGAAGGCTATTGCAACGGACGAGCACACCATCGACGAAGAAGGATGAACAATCCAACCGAGGGGAACGCATAGGCACCTGCTACAGAAAAATGATCAACATAATTAGAATCAACTAAAAATGGCTAAAACAAGCAGAATAGACCATTAACGAAAGGCAAATGATAGGGACGAGACAGAACATTGACGAAGAGAAGAAGGCAGGAGCAAGCTCGCCAAATCCTACAAATTAAAGCGAAAAGACATCGGGAGCTTACTGGAttcaaagaggagaggaggaggcggccactgAACTCGCCGCCAGCTACGGCGCAGCTGCCCCTCTCGACCGTGCGGGCTGCAGCGGAGGAGGCGGTGCGTCGAGCTGACCAGCGGCTGCAGTTGCTCCTGCTGCTCCGGCCAGTGGGCCTTCCTCCATGGCCGACACTGCCTCCTTGCTCCGGCTGTACCGGCCGGCGAGCCTCCCTCTACGGCCAACCCCGTCCTCATTTTCCGCTGCACCAACCCCCGCCATTTTCCCCCGCAGGCGCCGGCCTTCTGCCCAGACCCGACCCATGTGCCACCAACCTAAGCGATGGGTCGACGACGGCGTACTCTCCCATCGGCCATGGATCCATGGTAGCTAGCCGGTGAAGGCGTCGGGCAATGATGGAGAGCGGGGGAATGGCGGCGATGAGCATGAAGACGCAAGGAgagggagatggctagggttcGTGGCTTCTTGCTGTGGCGGCTGAGGAGGGATAGAGatcgaggagggagggaggggtgTCGCGTGCGAGCAAGGGGACTGGGCGAGGGGGTTTCGAGGACACGACCCCGCAAACGTCACGACGCACGACGCGGCCAACTGCTCCCCGTCTCCTCCAACGCTGTACGCGGGCACCGCGTGACGCGACTCGTCAAGTGTGGTTCACCCGAGAAATTGCAACCCAGCCAATGGAGGATTCAATGAGCGGGACCAGGAGTAGCGGCGTCCCACCCGTCATTGTGTTAGCATAATCATGGGTGCACAAGCTGGGTGCACATGCTCCAGCCCACCCCTCAGCAATTGACGTGGGATGCAGCAACTCCCACGATGCATCATGCGGGCCGCGCACGACGAGCCAAAAGCAGTTAACCGAGAAAACTCTAACCTACACCATGAGACATGCAGCCAGGGCAGCCGACGAGTGGGATAAGGGGTAGCACCGGCCCACCCATCAGCAGAAACTGTGTGCAAACAGGGAGCAGCGCACCACCTGCGCTCGCACAGCGCCCACGATGCGGGCTTCGCGCGCACGCAGCGCGGCAGGAGAGGCTGCCCCGCGCACCGAAGAAATCGGCACCCAGCCAATCAAACCAAGCGCGAGCCCCACAAGTCATCGCCCGCTCAGGATCTACCGGCCGGTCAAAATGCAGAGCTCAATTCCCAGCGAAGATCGAATGACCAGGAATGAGAAAAAGACCGCGTTGACCAGGATCGGACGGCCATCGAAGGAAGCGATCGGGGGAGCATTCTGGGAGCGAGTTGCCCAGCCTCATTATTGGTTTAAATGATGCAAGTAATGGATGTAGTTGGAGAAAAAATAGTGAACcctcaagatgaaccctagttcataattttttgtTAATTTTTTATGATATGATGCATATTGGAGGAATTTGTGTTGATATAGGATGCATATGGATGTTATATGATGCAAGTAGTTGATGTTGTTCGAGTAAAAATGGTGAACcctcaagatgaaccctagtttATAATTTATTTTGTTAAAAAAATGATGATATGATGGATGTTGGAGGGGAGGAATTTGTTTTGATATATGATGCATGTGGATGTTATATATGAATGTTGTATGAATAAATATATGAATGTTATATGAATGAATCAACCATGTTTCATTTTTTATTTATGCTTATGCTTATAATGCTTATGTTTATGAAATTTTACTTAGGCGGGCACCTCTTGCAGACAACATTGGCAAACGGTACTCCATGCTTGACTATGCGTTCAACAAGGGTCATCGTGCCCGTTTCATAGAGAACAGAGTGGTAAGTACTACAATCGAAATATTGAACCAGGGTTTTTGGATTGATGAAACTAAGTAACTAACTTTTGGCGTCCACTTTTTGACAGATGCTCCCGCCACTGCGCATGAGGGGTCATGCGAATGCCGTGAAAATGGAGTACGACGAGCGCTACGCGTCGTACTTCAGGAGAGCCCGGTTGCTTGGTTTCGTCCTGCAGTTCAAGCGTCAGCAGCCGACGCTCGTCCACGCAGCTCTCACGACTTTGATTGACCGGTGGCGACCCGAGACGCATAGTTTCCATCTCCCATGCGGGGAGATGACAGTGACCCTCGAGGATTGTGGGATGATTATGACCCTACCGATCGAGGGTCATGCACTCACCGGGCGAGTGGAGAGGACCAACTGGCAGCAGAGGGTTACCACCCTCATCGGCGACTGCCCCGACGCTAAGGGTAACCGGACATCCGGTGTATCGCTGCCCTGGCTCCTAAACAACCGGAAGAAATGCCTGGTGAATGATGAGGAGGGTACGGTGGCGCAGTAAGCGAGGGCCTACCTGTGGTACCTTCTCATAGAGGTCGTGTTTCCAGACTGCTCCGGGAACTCTATGTTTTGCAGAACGTAGTAAT
This portion of the Triticum dicoccoides isolate Atlit2015 ecotype Zavitan chromosome 7A, WEW_v2.0, whole genome shotgun sequence genome encodes:
- the LOC119331105 gene encoding uncharacterized protein LOC119331105 → MRSPRLDCSSFFVDGVLVRCNSLRVLDEHCRLRLVSSCYVLHRQSHLSAIAVEQVQRSARLLHLQLCAVVQGNKLVSSGAKGQQICLAVPPKVMRDCLLQSTCLERHISFTSGWRCIASGCQGIGMESLFHSMFLFLR